From one Babesia bovis T2Bo chromosome 3, whole genome shotgun sequence genomic stretch:
- a CDS encoding Eukaryotic translation initiation factor 3 subunit 7 (eIF-3) family protein, producing MTRLRIVTNLNASGWGPDESDDQTVVSSLGSLSKLPLEPRLKFDRQLRVCDFTYFTYQKNIRDAGRYGRQPVPVVVDEEMQFQTVDGRSLMKAKNMQHYRRKAVPKQTTQAFNQKQMEEEAMIMSAKQKHPEMRKQRMMHSRGNRPTARHHTFNEWSIEPSHSWHLLSDIPFSQLSKVDLPGKVVGTDVTWRGKLGVYDKRMDHISAKSEVPLQNLNDQFDYYWTSTNDDDCIMDYLLSTQRQESADAGDHIILGATDQILAVLMTAARSKYSWHLNVTKIDNKIIIDKANGSIIDMLTVNETSPEPPLPDAEIKINRPPALGYEAVKVNQCLRQQVLVSGQFSDEFELPPFVEEGDNPSTMAYRYRTFMVPGDNHGHGWSRVPIHVITRGEVHARIPGVSNGGYTYVCALNELPHKTQKSWRIQIETQKGALLANEMRNNTAKMQRFAACAIISGCDTLKLAYVSRRSPGDAEHHSIIGIHTYTTENLAVQMGLNMRNAWAVVRHICALIMDRPDGQYILVKDPLKANIRFYAAPEEEDVEYPSKE from the coding sequence ATGACTCGTCTACGTATAGTGACTAATTTGAATGCTTCTGGTTGGGGTCCTGATGAATCTGATGATCAGACTGTTGTATCGTCTCTTGGTAGTTTAAGCAAGCTTCCACTGGAGCCTCGTTTGAAATTTGACCGACAGCTTCGCGTTTGTGATTTTACCTATTTTACTTATCAGAAGAATATTCGTGATGCTGGTCGTTACGGTCGTCAGCCCGTTCCGGTTGTTGTGGACGAGGAGATGCAATTTCAGACAGTTGACGGTCGTTCATTAATGAAGGCTAAGAATATGCAACATTACCGTCGTAAGGCTGTTCCTAAGCAGACTACTCAAGCTTTTAACCAGAAGCAGATGGAAGAGGAGGCTATGATAATGTCGGCCAAGCAGAAGCACCCTGAGATGCGCAAGCAGCGTATGATGCATTCTCGTGGCAATCGTCCCACTGCTCGTCACCACACATTCAATGAGTGGAGCATTGAACCATCTCACAGTTGGCATCTGCTATCTGACATTCCATTTAGTCAGTTGTCTAAGGTTGACCTTCCGGGTAAGGTCGTTGGTACAGATGTAACTTGGCGTGGTAAATTGGGTGTCTACGACAAGCGCATGGACCACATTTCTGCCAAGTCTGAGGTTCCACTTCAGAATCTGAATGATCAATTCGATTATTACTGGACTTCCACTAATGACGACGACTGCATAATGGACTATTTGTTGTCTACTCAGCGTCAGGAGTCTGCCGACGCTGGTGATCACATTATTTTGGGTGCTACTGACCAGATTCTTGCCGTTTTGATGACTGCCGCTCGTTCTAAGTACAGTTGGCATTTGAATGTGACTAAGATTGACAACAAGATCATTATTGACAAGGCCAACGGATCGATTATTGACATGCTGACTGTGAATGAAACATCTCCGGAGCCACCTCTGCCAGATGCTGAGATTAAGATAAACCGTCCTCCAGCACTGGGTTATGAGGCTGTTAAGGTTAACCAATGTTTACGTCAACAGGTTCTTGTTTCAGGTCAATTTAGTGATGAGTTTGAGCTTCCTCCATTTGTTGAGGAGGGTGACAACCCATCTACCATGGCTTATCGTTACCGTACTTTTATGGTTCCTGGTGACAACCATGGCCACGGGTGGTCTCGCGTTCCAATTCACGTGATCACTCGTGGTGAGGTTCACGCTCGTATTCCTGGTGTTTCCAATGGTGGTTACACTTATGTCTGTGCTTTGAACGAGCTTCCTCACAAGACTCAGAAGTCCTGGCGCATTCAGATTGAGACTCAGAAGGGTGCTCTTTTGGCGAATGAGATGCGTAACAACACTGCTAAGATGCAGCGTTTTGCGGCTTGTGCTATTATTAGTGGTTGTGACACATTGAAATTGGCGTATGTTTCAAGGCGTAGTCCTGGTGACGCGGAGCATCACTCGATCATCGGCATACACACTTACACTACGGAGAATTTGGCTGTTCAGATGGGTTTGAATATGCGCAACGCATGGGCTGTGGTTCGTCATATTTGCGCCTTGATTATGGACCGTCCTGATGGTCAGTACATCCTTGTGAAGGACCCCTTGAAGGCTAACATTCGTTTTTACGCTGCTCCTGAGGAGGAAGATGTGGAATACCCGTCTAAAGAATGA
- a CDS encoding patatin-like phospholipase family protein gives MWTFWSTKWFVLSLTLFGMWIRWQPLQGSLLYPCFVVATEHHGAASFVTSRQHFRRTSLKEGVTSVSPLEYNYNRGRRHTIGGNVESEDISFRDFATAELDLPILEEVYQPSFKDLLIPDNEDIVIHISELLLQFSALTDSPKRYVAVNALRLLVQNRPECLKTLKDMNGVNALVDLLQRRYQSGIWNRISGYIRSRSSMITYPIKLMEANILVILLEAVKRDAELRQVISQNKSLMSHLCNLFVFGDKHTEAPTSPVQGPAPQETASLQDVKVSESTSTSSGSCASYNGNSNAKVAPPSPPSHTSSISRESANADAVNAWTTKSLIRQLIANMDVTNDEDTRNQLNKMRSTPGADKNAITELKNIVIRAAADTRARANAAASGSSGAPSTSPDAKDNQSPGAVSPSATEGNQEVSKPVVTTATPSKPDGPFAAFAKLVDHKHYGINRGGKSAKVEKKVDNGPRLLWIPYCISKTENLQDAIRRNLRISLGDHVASNIVVDGLNDLTLERSGKIHPDLVYGMLLLCRPSPASGINSCLPTISFSSDSRRKVPIERDHGAYMVVSNLELVESKYLNGLMLVKKLLNQLSIATRLVEIDDILKELWTLIGAKNKDMLDFLYEHFDLKYLAKLIVIADKYAQIGDLAAKDKDSDPLKSLKETMTTISDFFEKTFDKATNINWKDLFQSPFAKKDEYETGSLTNIKNHETTDVKLTNHKYKLALEAIENGNVSRSIQTTICGMLIDMVYFDGVRTLAAIRRCDELVASLKAMRNKLPKPMKIADVLGGEDKRYVPVIDRLGVVSKTKLIRNPARYKDARYMEELAHHQIDDYGTVLVSVGDWTKKAWSRQPVVPSNVIGPFFNGNKLLNMIGEHEQNRFKNRGLRVLSIDGGGSKGVIVLEILLDLEKRLGRPLYEVFDVIVGNSCGGIIGAFLALEKSRVTDVQRYFDAMLGDVFKKEGYGSKGKRLFTHLAYYNEQTLYDALTAAFGNLELIDYSVDPDAPKFCCLSVQLDIYPFKPVLWRSYNYPPNAESKKNSPRIIDGTFAVKTPDALRATSAAPTYFPMMEINGALYADGALYANNPSAIAVIESKLLYPDVPIDLLVSISNGDWNDMFSLDAATAAAAGIDIAPSDTESKDNNTTERVPPLDKIYNDIVLRSGMTCPRATQKTVGLDKLLKHIIFSATNTEMVHLSLHAVMGDHYVRINPSMPLVELDVVVPEVLQDLKDRTKEFLKQEDTIEVMDRIAKVLSSKTSPEQAKGPAEDNDK, from the coding sequence ATGTGGACTTTTTGGTCAACCAAGTGGTTTGTCCTGTCCCTGACCTTATTTGGTATGTGGATCAGATGGCAGCCGCTTCAGGGTTCTTTGCTATATCCTTGTTTCGTTGTAGCTACTGAGCACCATGGCGCTGCTTCTTTTGTAACGTCTCGCCAGCATTTCCGTCGTACGTCTTTGAAGGAGGGTGTTACTTCTGTTTCACCGTTAGAGTACAATTACAATCGTGGGCGTCGTCATACTATTGGTGGTAACGTTGAATCAGAGGACATTAGTTTCCGTGACTTTGCTACTGCAGAGTTGGACTTACCTATTCTTGAGGAAGTTTACCAGCCATCATTCAAGGATCTATTGATTCCCGACAATGAGGATATAGTCATTCACATAAGTGAGCTGCTTTTGCAGTTCAGTGCTTTGACAGACTCTCCGAAGCGTTATGTTGCTGTTAATGCACTTCGTCTTTTGGTTCAGAATCGTCCCGAGTGTCTTAAGACTTTGAAGGATATGAATGGCGTCAATGCTTTGGTTGACTTGCTTCAGCGTCGTTACCAGAGCGGTATATGGAACCGTATTAGTGGTTACATTCGTTCTAGGTCTTCTATGATTACTTATCCTATTAAGCTGATGGAGGCTAACATATTGGTCATCTTGCTGGAGGCCGTTAAGCGTGATGCCGAGCTTCGTCAGGTGATATCTCAGAACAAGTCTTTGATGAGCCACTTATGTAACCTGTTTGTATTTGGTGATAAGCACACTGAGGCTCCCACTTCTCCTGTACAAGGTCCAGCTCCTCAGGAAACGGCTTCTCTCCAGGACGTAAAGGTTTCGGAGAGTACCAGTACGTCTTCTGGTAGCTGTGCATCTTACAATGGCAACTCGAATGCTAAGGTGGCTCCTCCCAGCCCTCCATCTCATACATCCTCCATTTCGCGTGAATCTGCTAATGCGGATGCTGTGAATGCTTGGACTACAAAGTCATTGATTCGTCAACTTATTGCTAATATGGATGTTACCAATGATGAAGATACTAGGAATCAGCTTAACAAGATGCGCTCCACTCCTGGTGCTGACAAGAATGCGATTACTGAATTAAAGAACATTGTGATTCGTGCTGCTGCTGACACCAGGGCGCGTGCTAATGCTGCAGCTTCCGGGTCTAGTGGTGCACCGTCTACTTCTCCCGATGCTAAGGATAACCAGTCACCTGGTGCCGTTAGTCCATCAGCCACTGAAGGTAATCAAGAAGTGTCTAAGCCTGTGGTTACTACCGCGACTCCCTCTAAACCCGACGGTCCTTTCGCTGCTTTTGCTAAGCTTGTTGATCATAAGCACTATGGTATTAACCGCGGCGGCAAATCTGCAAAGGTTGAAAAGAAGGTTGACAATGGCCCCCGTCTTttgtggattccatattgtATATCGAAGACGGAGAATTTGCAAGATGCAATTCGCCGCAACCTGCGCATAAGCCTGGGTGATCACGTGGCCTCCAATATTGTAGTTGATGGACTCAATGACTTGACTCTGGAAAGATCGGGTAAAATCCACCCTGATTTGGTTTACGGTATGTTATTGTTATGCCGTCCATCTCCTGCTTCCGGTATAAACAGTTGTTTGCCAACCATTTCTTTTTCCAGTGACAGTCGCCGCAAAGTACCCATTGAACGTGACCATGGTGCATACATGGTCGTATCAAACTTGGAATTGGTCGAGTCCAAGTACCTCAACGGTCTTATGTTGGTTAAGAAACTATTAAATCAGCTTAGCATTGCTACCCGTTTGGTTGAGATCGACGACATCTTAAAGGAGCTTTGGACCTTAATTGGTGCTAAGAACAAGGACATGTTGGATTTTCTGTACGAGCACTTTGACTTGAAGTACCTTGCCAAGCTCATTGTTATTGCTGACAAGTACGCTCAGATTGGTGACCTTGCAGCTAAAGATAAGGACAGCGACCCGTTGAAAAGTCTAAAGGAAACAATGACTACTATTTCGGATTTCTTTGAAAAAACCTTTGACAAGGCCACCAACATAAACTGGAAGGACCTTTTCCAGTCTCCTTTCGCTAAGAAAGATGAATATGAAACTGGAAGTCTGACCAACATTAAGAATCACGAGACAACCGATGTGAAGCTAACAAACCATAAGTACAAATTAGCGCTAGAGGCCATAGAGAATGGCAATGTATCTAGGAGCATTCAAACTACTATTTGTGGTATGTTGATAGACATGGTCTACTTCGACGGTGTGCGTACTTTGGCTGCCATCCGCAGGTGTGACGAGTTGGTTGCATCTCTGAAAGCCATGCGCAACAAGTTGCCCAAGCCTATGAAGATAGCCGATGTTTTAGGTGGCGAGGACAAGCGATATGTCCCGGTGATTGATCGCCTCGGTGTAGTTTCTAAGACTAAGCTCATTCGCAACCCTGCTAGATACAAGGATGCGCGTTACATGGAAGAGTTGGCTCATCATCAAATTGACGACTACGGTACTGTATTAGTTTCCGTGGGTGACTGGACGAAGAAGGCATGGAGTCGTCAGCCTGTGGTTCCAAGTAATGTCATTGGTCCATTCTTCAACGGCAACAAGTTGTTGAATATGATTGGTGAGCACGAGCAGAACCGTTTCAAGAACCGTGGTCTTCGTGTTCTATCCATAGATGGCGGTGGTTCCAAGGGTGTGATTGTGCTTGAAATTCTTTTAGACCTTGAAAAAAGACTAGGCCGTCCATTATACGAGGTATTCGACGTCATTGTCGGTAATTCGTGTGGTGGTATCATCGGTGCCTTCTTGGCACTTGAGAAGTCGCGTGTTACAGACGTACAACGTTACTTTGACGCCATGCTTGGCGATGTGTTTAAGAAGGAAGGTTATGGTTCCAAGGGGAAGCGTTTGTTCACTCACCTCGCCTATTACAATGAGCAGACGTTATATGACGCGTTGACGGCGGCTTTTGGCAATTTGGAGTTGATTGACTATTCTGTTGACCCTGATGCTCCCAAGTTCTGTTGTCTTTCCGTCCAATTGGACATTTATCCATTCAAGCCTGTTTTGTGGCGCAGTTACAACTACCCACCCAACGCAGAGTCTAAGAAGAACAGTCCTAGGATAATTGACGGAACATTTGCGGTTAAGACTCCCGATGCTTTGCGTGCTACTTCTGCTGCTCCTACATATTTCCCTATGATGGAGATTAATGGAGCTTTGTATGCTGATGGCGCTTTGTATGCCAACAACCCTAGTGCAATTGCTGTTATTGAATCGAAGTTGTTGTATCCTGACGTGCCCATTGACTTGTTGGTGAGCATTAGTAACGGTGACTGGAACGACATGTTTTCCCTAGATGCAGCTACGGCAGCTGCTGCTGGCATTGATATCGCACCTTCCGACACCGAATCAAAGGATAACAATACTACCGAGCGTGTACCTCCATTAGACAAGATTTACAACGACATTGTTTTACGTTCTGGTATGACTTGTCCTCGGGCCACTCAGAAAACTGTGGGTCTCGATAAGCTGTTAAAGCACATTATCTTCTCGGCTACTAATACTGAGATGGTGCACTTGTCTCTTCATGCTGTGATGGGTGATCACTACGTCCGTATAAACCCGTCCATGCCACTGGTTGAGCTGGACGTCGTGGTTCCTGAAGTGTTGCAGGACCTCAAGGACCGCACTAAGGAGTTCTTGAAACAAGAGGACACCATCGAAGTGATGGACCGTATTGCCAAGGTATTGTCATCTAAAACAAGTCCCGAGCAGGCCAAAGGGCCCGCGGAGGACAACGATAAGTAA